The Engystomops pustulosus chromosome 1, aEngPut4.maternal, whole genome shotgun sequence genome has a window encoding:
- the CHMP3 gene encoding charged multivesicular body protein 3 — MGLFGKTQDRPPKDLVNEWSLKIRKEMRVIDRQIRDIQREQEKVKRSIKDTAKKGNREACVILAKEVVQSKRAVNKLYASKAHMNSVLMSMKNQLAVLKVSGSLQKSTEVMKAMQNLVKIPEIQATMRDLSKEMMKAGIIEEMLEDTFEGMEDQDEMEEQAEMEIDKILFEITAGALGKAPKVTDALPEADLRGATAAVSDEEEEEEDLEAMQSRLAALRS; from the exons ATGGGGTTATTCGGGAAAACACAGGACAGGCCCCCGAAAGACCTG gTAAATGAATGGTCGCTTAAAATCCGTAAGGAAATGCGAGTGATTGACAGACAGATAAGAG ATATACAGAGAGAGCAGGAGAAAGTCAAACGATCCATAAAGGACACAGCGAAGAAAGGCAACCGGGAGGCCTGTGTTATATTAGCCAAGGAGGTGGTGCAGTCCAAGAGGGCGGTGAATAAGTTATATGCTTCCAAGGCTCACATGAACTCCGTGCTCATGAGCATGAAGAACCAACTAG CTGTTCTCAAAGTATCTGGCTCCTTACAGAAGAGCACTGAGGTCATGAAGGCCATGCAAAATCTAGTGAAGATTCCTGAGATCCAGGCCACCATGAGAGATCTTTCTAAAGAAATGATGAAG GCGGGCATTATAGAAGAGATGCTGGAAGACACATTCGAAGGAATGGAAGACCAGGATGAAATGGAGGAACAAGCCGAGATGGAAATCGATAAGATTCTGTTTGAAATCACAGCAG gggCCTTGGGGAAAGCTCCCAAAGTCACAGATGCCTTACCGGAGGCTGACCTTAGGGGCGCCACAGCGGCCGTAtccgatgaagaggaggaggaagaggacttgGAAGCCATGCAGTCGCGGCTGGCTGCACTCCGGAGCTAA